In Luteitalea sp. TBR-22, one genomic interval encodes:
- the tadA gene encoding tRNA adenosine(34) deaminase TadA, with protein MAEPHGVALADESHMREALRLAGHAASLGEVPVGAVVVLDGLVIGRGYNRPISGVDPTAHAEIVALRQAAAYLGNYRLTGAQLYVTVEPCTMCAGALVHARIARLVFGTREPRAGAVVSTAQVLASPHVNHRVEVAEGVLAEQAQQVMQAFFRARR; from the coding sequence ATGGCCGAGCCACACGGAGTCGCACTTGCCGACGAGTCGCACATGCGCGAGGCCCTGCGCCTGGCCGGCCATGCCGCGTCCCTTGGCGAGGTCCCGGTGGGCGCGGTCGTGGTGCTCGACGGCCTGGTGATCGGGCGCGGGTACAACCGGCCGATCAGCGGCGTCGATCCCACCGCGCACGCCGAGATCGTCGCCCTGCGCCAGGCGGCGGCCTACCTGGGCAACTATCGCCTGACGGGCGCGCAACTCTACGTGACCGTCGAGCCGTGCACCATGTGCGCGGGAGCGCTGGTCCATGCGCGGATTGCACGGCTCGTCTTCGGCACGCGCGAGCCGCGTGCCGGGGCCGTCGTGTCCACTGCGCAGGTGCTCGCTTCGCCGCACGTGAACCATCGCGTCGAGGTGGCCGAGGGCGTGCTGGCCGAGCAGGCACAGCAGGTCATGCAGGCGTTCTTCCGCGCCCGGCGATAG
- a CDS encoding alpha/beta fold hydrolase, which yields MPTFTTRDDVTIHYKDWGPANGPVVVLSHGWPLSADSWESQAFHLADNGFRVVCADRRGHGRSSQPWHGNDMDHYADDLAQLLEHLDLKDVSLFGFSTGGGEVARYVGRHGTRRIAALGLISAVPPLMMRTEANPGGLPIDVFDGLRRASLADRSTLYRELASGPFFGYNRPGATPSQGAIDSFWLQGMMSGHKNAYDCIAAFSATDFSQDLRRFDKPTLILHGEDDQIVPIDAAARASARLIPHATLIVYPGAPHGITETHKDQLNADLVAFLRGVPAATAALATAAR from the coding sequence ATGCCCACCTTCACGACCCGCGACGACGTCACCATCCACTACAAGGACTGGGGCCCCGCCAACGGCCCAGTCGTCGTGCTGAGCCACGGCTGGCCGCTCTCCGCCGACAGCTGGGAGAGCCAGGCGTTCCACCTCGCCGACAACGGATTCCGTGTCGTGTGCGCCGATCGCCGGGGCCACGGACGCTCGTCGCAGCCGTGGCATGGCAACGACATGGATCACTACGCCGACGACCTCGCCCAGCTCCTCGAGCACCTCGACCTGAAGGACGTCTCGCTGTTCGGGTTCTCGACCGGCGGTGGCGAGGTGGCCCGGTACGTCGGACGCCATGGCACGCGACGCATCGCGGCACTCGGCCTGATCTCGGCGGTGCCGCCGCTGATGATGCGCACCGAGGCCAATCCCGGTGGCCTGCCGATCGACGTGTTCGACGGGTTGCGTCGCGCCAGCCTCGCCGACCGGTCGACGCTCTACCGCGAACTGGCGAGTGGCCCCTTCTTCGGCTACAACCGCCCCGGCGCCACGCCGTCTCAGGGCGCCATCGACAGCTTCTGGCTGCAGGGGATGATGTCGGGCCACAAGAACGCCTACGACTGCATCGCCGCCTTCTCGGCGACCGACTTCAGCCAGGACCTGCGCCGCTTCGACAAGCCGACCCTGATCCTGCACGGCGAGGACGACCAGATCGTGCCCATCGACGCCGCCGCCCGCGCCTCGGCGCGGCTCATCCCGCACGCGACGCTCATCGTCTATCCGGGTGCGCCGCACGGCATCACCGAAACGCACAAGGACCAGCTGAATGCCGACCTGGTGGCGTTCCTGCGCGGTGTCCCGGCAGCGACTGCCGCACTCGCGACGGCCGCACGCTAG
- a CDS encoding immune inhibitor A domain-containing protein, with amino-acid sequence MKPTTTIATLAFALLLASPPLALAQAPAQDGADLAAIPAGKSDSPAHPLGTVQRQLRTRGLQARLAGKARGKIYKVAKGQFVELARQGEDTIWTVLGQFGTSINPSYGGTPGPVRNQIPQPDRTVDNTSIWAADFSQAYYTNLLFSGAPGAISMRNFYIEQSSNRYTVNGGVEDWVTVPFNEANYGSNYCGGIVCARTWLFVRDTVNAWYNAQIAAGKSPADIEASLARYDVWDRYDYDGDGNFNEPDGYIDHFQAVHAGEGEETGGGAQGTDAIWSHRWYAFYNNIGFTGPAFNKLGGVKVGGTNLWIGDYTVEPENGGVGVFAHEFGHDLGLPDLYDTSGNTGGAENSTGFWTLYSSGSYGSTGQAAEGIGSKPIPMSAYEKIFLNWSNYELLGPGQSKSVKLGPAMANTKQAQQLIVLLPEKKIETALYPPYAGSAFYTSGNGNGLDNSMTRQVTLPTGAPLLTAKVRYEIEQDWDYAYVTVNGNAVATSRSVNTNPNGQNFGNGITGSSGGAWVDLVADLSAFSGQSVTIGFRYWTDGAVVETGFSVDDLNITGQAPDGAETDAGWTFNGFSTTGGVTSQSFFNAYFAEYRTYRGYDDGLRTGPYNFGFPTTPNWVEHYPYQDGLLVWYYDTSFADNNVGDYCLAGRCGGLVLPVDAHPELMVRPDNGRVWRPRFQAFDSTFGVEPTDKVCLHASGVEQCYGGLPANPVFDDSQSYWVAPNPAIGNFGWASVAVPNTGTTIRVTSVSALGNLMQVIVNQR; translated from the coding sequence ATGAAGCCCACCACGACGATCGCCACGCTGGCGTTCGCCCTCCTCCTCGCCTCGCCGCCGCTGGCGCTGGCGCAGGCCCCCGCGCAGGATGGCGCCGACCTGGCCGCCATCCCGGCAGGCAAGTCCGATAGCCCCGCCCATCCGCTCGGCACCGTGCAGCGTCAGCTCCGCACCCGCGGCTTGCAGGCCCGCCTCGCCGGCAAGGCCCGCGGCAAGATATACAAGGTGGCCAAGGGCCAGTTCGTGGAACTCGCCCGCCAGGGGGAGGACACGATTTGGACCGTCCTCGGCCAGTTCGGCACGTCGATCAACCCCTCCTATGGCGGCACGCCGGGGCCCGTGCGCAACCAGATCCCCCAGCCCGACCGCACGGTGGACAACACCAGCATCTGGGCGGCCGACTTCTCGCAGGCCTACTACACGAACCTGCTGTTCTCCGGGGCGCCCGGCGCAATCTCGATGCGCAACTTCTACATCGAGCAGTCGTCGAACCGGTACACGGTCAACGGCGGGGTCGAGGACTGGGTCACCGTGCCGTTCAACGAGGCCAACTACGGGTCGAACTACTGCGGCGGGATCGTCTGCGCCCGCACCTGGCTCTTCGTGCGCGACACGGTGAACGCCTGGTACAACGCGCAGATCGCCGCCGGCAAGTCGCCGGCGGACATCGAGGCGTCGCTGGCCAGGTACGACGTCTGGGACCGCTACGACTACGACGGCGACGGCAACTTCAACGAGCCCGACGGGTACATCGACCACTTCCAGGCGGTGCACGCGGGTGAAGGCGAGGAAACCGGTGGCGGTGCCCAGGGCACCGACGCCATCTGGAGCCATCGCTGGTACGCCTTTTACAACAACATCGGCTTCACCGGCCCGGCGTTCAACAAGCTGGGGGGAGTCAAGGTGGGCGGCACCAACCTCTGGATCGGCGACTACACGGTCGAGCCCGAGAACGGCGGCGTCGGCGTGTTCGCGCACGAGTTCGGCCACGACCTCGGCCTGCCCGACCTCTACGACACCAGCGGCAACACGGGCGGCGCCGAGAACTCGACGGGATTCTGGACGCTGTACTCGAGCGGCTCATACGGCAGCACGGGCCAGGCCGCGGAGGGGATCGGCTCGAAGCCGATTCCGATGAGCGCGTACGAGAAGATCTTCCTGAACTGGTCCAACTACGAACTGCTCGGCCCGGGGCAGAGCAAGAGCGTGAAGCTCGGCCCGGCCATGGCGAACACCAAGCAGGCGCAGCAACTCATCGTGCTCCTGCCGGAGAAGAAGATCGAGACCGCGCTCTATCCGCCGTACGCCGGCAGCGCGTTCTACACCTCGGGCAACGGCAACGGCCTCGACAACAGCATGACGCGGCAGGTCACCCTGCCGACCGGCGCCCCGTTGCTCACCGCGAAGGTGCGCTACGAGATCGAACAGGACTGGGACTACGCCTACGTGACCGTGAACGGCAACGCGGTGGCCACCAGCCGCTCGGTGAACACCAACCCCAACGGCCAGAACTTCGGCAATGGCATCACCGGCTCGTCTGGTGGCGCCTGGGTCGACCTGGTTGCCGACCTCTCGGCCTTCAGCGGCCAGTCCGTGACGATCGGGTTCCGCTACTGGACCGACGGCGCAGTCGTCGAGACTGGCTTCAGCGTCGACGATCTCAACATCACCGGCCAGGCCCCCGATGGCGCCGAGACCGATGCCGGCTGGACGTTCAATGGCTTCAGCACGACCGGCGGCGTGACGTCGCAGAGCTTCTTCAACGCCTACTTCGCCGAGTACCGCACCTACCGCGGCTACGACGATGGGCTGCGGACCGGCCCGTACAACTTCGGCTTCCCGACGACGCCCAACTGGGTGGAGCACTACCCGTACCAGGACGGCCTGCTCGTCTGGTACTACGACACGTCGTTTGCCGACAACAACGTCGGCGATTACTGCCTGGCGGGGCGCTGTGGCGGACTCGTGCTGCCGGTCGATGCTCATCCGGAGCTCATGGTCCGTCCCGATAACGGGCGCGTCTGGCGGCCACGGTTCCAGGCCTTCGACTCGACGTTCGGCGTCGAGCCTACCGACAAGGTCTGCCTGCACGCCAGCGGCGTCGAGCAGTGCTACGGCGGGCTGCCGGCCAACCCCGTGTTCGACGACAGCCAGAGCTACTGGGTGGCGCCCAATCCGGCCATCGGCAACTTCGGGTGGGCGAGCGTGGCGGTGCCCAACACGGGCACGACAATCCGCGTGACGAGCGTCTCGGCGCTCGGCAACCTGATGCAGGTGATCGTCAACCAGCGGTGA
- a CDS encoding alpha/beta fold hydrolase, with the protein MRRLASMACGLLLATAIRASAAVEGGLDATQTRYAEIDGTRMAYRMMGTGSPIVLLTRFRGTLDTWDPLFLEQLARDHRVVTLDYPGVGYSSGVLPTDIAQVAASVHALASTLGLTRYAVLGWSWGGIVAQALLLQHPEAVSHAVLVGTAPPGPGQAEVQAAWLERALRPVNDLADEEILFFEPRSARAGARQRVHAIASTHDQASPNASPPARGSSRRSSRWPRSSSRTRPVDARAWRRVRCRC; encoded by the coding sequence ATGAGACGACTTGCATCGATGGCCTGTGGCCTGCTGCTGGCCACCGCAATCCGGGCGTCGGCAGCGGTCGAGGGCGGCCTCGACGCGACGCAGACCAGGTACGCGGAGATCGATGGGACACGCATGGCGTACCGGATGATGGGCACCGGATCGCCGATCGTCTTGCTGACGCGGTTCCGAGGCACCCTCGACACGTGGGATCCGCTCTTCCTGGAGCAGTTGGCCCGCGATCACCGCGTGGTCACGCTGGACTACCCCGGGGTCGGCTACTCGAGCGGCGTGCTGCCCACCGACATCGCACAGGTGGCGGCTTCGGTGCACGCCCTCGCGTCAACCCTGGGCCTGACTCGCTACGCCGTGCTCGGCTGGTCGTGGGGCGGCATCGTCGCACAGGCGCTCCTGCTCCAGCACCCCGAGGCGGTGTCACACGCCGTGCTCGTCGGCACCGCGCCTCCGGGGCCGGGCCAGGCGGAGGTCCAGGCGGCCTGGTTGGAGCGCGCGCTGAGACCTGTCAACGACCTGGCCGACGAGGAGATCCTCTTCTTCGAGCCGAGGTCGGCTCGAGCAGGCGCGCGGCAGCGAGTTCACGCGATCGCATCTACGCACGACCAGGCGTCGCCGAACGCATCCCCGCCCGCGAGGGGCAGTTCACGCCGTTCTTCGCGATGGCCGCGGAGTTCAAGCAGGACGCGGCCGGTCGACGCGCGAGCCTGGAGAAGAGTGAGGTGCCGATGCTGA
- a CDS encoding DUF899 domain-containing protein produces the protein MTTETTTASMARVGTREEWLAARLELLRAEKAFTQQSDELSRQRQALPWVRVEKVYDFDTDEGAATLADLFRGRSQLLLYHFMFGPDYEAGCPSCSTIADGFNGIAVHLANHDVTLAAVSRAPLPRLRAYKQRMGWTFPWASAARTDFNADFNVWFTEAQQRDGLVEYNYRREAAWRLKGAVGPVAEIAAMTGTDPATYTRERPGMSAFVRDGAVVYHTYSTYARGLDALWGMYQWLDRAPKGRNESGVWWRRHDEYGRR, from the coding sequence ATGACGACGGAGACGACAACGGCGAGCATGGCTCGAGTCGGCACGCGGGAGGAGTGGCTGGCCGCGCGACTGGAACTGCTCCGCGCCGAGAAGGCGTTCACGCAGCAGAGCGACGAACTGTCCCGGCAGCGCCAGGCGCTGCCGTGGGTGCGGGTGGAGAAGGTCTATGACTTCGACACGGACGAGGGGGCGGCAACGCTGGCCGACCTCTTCCGCGGGCGTTCGCAGCTGCTGCTCTATCACTTCATGTTCGGTCCCGACTACGAGGCCGGATGCCCGTCGTGCTCGACGATCGCCGACGGCTTCAATGGCATCGCCGTGCACCTGGCCAACCACGACGTGACGCTGGCGGCCGTGTCGCGCGCGCCGCTGCCACGGCTGCGTGCGTACAAGCAGCGGATGGGGTGGACGTTCCCCTGGGCTTCCGCGGCCAGGACCGACTTCAACGCGGACTTCAACGTGTGGTTCACCGAGGCCCAGCAGCGCGACGGACTTGTCGAGTACAACTACCGGCGCGAAGCGGCATGGCGGCTGAAGGGCGCGGTCGGACCGGTCGCCGAGATCGCCGCGATGACCGGCACAGACCCGGCCACCTACACGCGCGAGCGGCCGGGCATGAGCGCTTTCGTGCGTGACGGCGCGGTCGTCTACCACACGTACTCCACGTATGCGCGCGGGCTCGACGCCCTCTGGGGCATGTATCAGTGGCTCGACCGTGCGCCGAAGGGGCGCAACGAGTCGGGTGTGTGGTGGCGCCGGCACGACGAGTACGGCAGGCGATGA
- a CDS encoding alpha/beta hydrolase — protein sequence MGLATAIAPREERVKVRDGLHLFIRSWVPDTAPRAVVGIVHGVKSHSGYYHWAAQQLLAKGFAVYAVDLHGRGRSEGERFYLAQMADYVDDAHTLVRLAKGRHPALPFFLLGHSAGGVVSSVYTLEHQDELAGFICESFAFQVFAPDIALSVVKGLSHLVPHVHVLNLKTEDFSRDPAAIQAMLDDPLIKDESQPTNTVAELTRADDRLKREFPQITLPLLILHGTADKVTRPSGSQFFYDTAGSSDKTLKFYDDHAHDLLNDLGREGVMQDIVTWLEARLPAA from the coding sequence ATGGGTCTCGCCACTGCCATCGCCCCACGCGAGGAACGCGTGAAGGTCAGGGATGGATTGCACCTCTTCATCCGCTCGTGGGTGCCCGACACCGCCCCGCGTGCCGTCGTCGGGATCGTGCACGGCGTGAAGTCGCACAGCGGCTACTACCACTGGGCCGCGCAGCAGTTGCTCGCGAAGGGCTTTGCCGTGTACGCCGTCGACCTGCACGGCCGCGGTCGCTCAGAGGGCGAACGCTTCTACCTGGCACAGATGGCCGACTACGTCGACGACGCGCACACGCTCGTCAGGCTGGCCAAGGGCCGGCACCCGGCGCTCCCGTTCTTCCTGCTCGGTCACAGCGCCGGAGGGGTGGTCTCCTCGGTCTACACGCTCGAGCATCAGGACGAGCTGGCGGGCTTCATCTGCGAGAGCTTCGCGTTCCAGGTGTTCGCCCCGGACATCGCGCTGTCGGTGGTCAAGGGCCTGAGCCATCTGGTCCCGCACGTCCACGTGTTGAACCTCAAGACCGAGGACTTCTCCCGCGACCCTGCCGCGATCCAGGCGATGCTCGACGACCCGCTGATCAAGGACGAGTCGCAGCCGACCAACACGGTCGCCGAGCTCACGCGCGCCGACGATCGACTGAAGCGGGAGTTCCCGCAGATCACGCTGCCCTTGCTGATCCTGCACGGGACGGCCGACAAGGTGACCCGGCCGTCCGGCAGCCAGTTCTTCTACGACACCGCCGGCTCGAGCGACAAGACGTTGAAGTTCTACGACGACCACGCGCACGACCTGCTCAACGACCTCGGGCGCGAGGGGGTGATGCAGGACATCGTCACCTGGCTCGAGGCACGCCTGCCCGCCGCCTGA
- a CDS encoding response regulator encodes MLVAGRSTSAVSGASHGDHPAASEAGRGQAPVVGAPGRHTILLAEDQEPVRVLARMILEQHGYRVYPATDGADGLAVAERLDTLDLLLTDVVMPGLTGPQLASELAARRPGLRVLFMSGYLGDTMGPGLVVPPGAPLLRKPFTPTTLLEAVHRVLDGESPGRD; translated from the coding sequence TTGCTCGTTGCAGGTCGCTCGACCTCCGCCGTCAGCGGCGCATCCCATGGTGATCATCCCGCAGCGTCCGAAGCCGGGCGTGGACAGGCGCCTGTCGTCGGCGCTCCCGGGCGTCACACCATCCTGCTGGCGGAGGACCAGGAACCGGTCCGCGTCCTGGCGCGGATGATCCTCGAGCAACACGGCTACCGCGTGTACCCGGCAACCGACGGCGCCGACGGCCTCGCTGTCGCGGAGCGACTGGATACCCTGGATCTGTTGCTCACCGACGTGGTGATGCCGGGGCTCACGGGGCCGCAACTGGCCAGCGAACTCGCCGCGCGGCGGCCAGGCCTGCGCGTGCTGTTCATGTCGGGATACCTGGGCGACACGATGGGGCCGGGCTTGGTGGTGCCGCCGGGGGCGCCGCTGCTGCGGAAGCCTTTCACGCCGACGACGCTGCTCGAGGCCGTCCACAGGGTGCTCGACGGCGAGTCGCCCGGGCGCGACTGA
- a CDS encoding alpha/beta fold hydrolase encodes MLILCGDNDPSVPATNWYPLIGRIPHAQIVVLPQSGHGPQHQYPHLSARYIAAFLQTTR; translated from the coding sequence ATGCTGATCCTCTGCGGCGACAACGACCCCAGCGTGCCGGCGACCAACTGGTACCCCTTGATCGGCCGCATTCCCCACGCACAGATCGTCGTCCTGCCGCAGTCCGGCCATGGCCCTCAGCACCAGTATCCGCACCTGTCAGCGCGCTACATCGCTGCCTTCCTGCAGACGACCCGCTGA
- a CDS encoding DUF2182 domain-containing protein, translated as MTTAAGRHHQTWAMHGVAIGLFAASAWLTATMASAPMQGHELSVHDAAGVATPWMPAPGGRRLDAAVAFLAMWSPMMVAMMLPAAYPELWKYHRALRIGHAPNPNRLAAVAGLGYLAYWTAVGIAVFVLGAAAMASGTHHHAPDLLPSPLVAGVVLAAGVIQLTDWKARCLALCRAAPQRHAHAVPGVHSAWVHGLRHGLHCSLCSGALMAAWLAVGMMDLQAMVLVTIAITAERVLPGGGRVARVSGAALIATGLVLLGQVVSRT; from the coding sequence ATGACCACCGCCGCGGGAAGGCATCACCAGACGTGGGCCATGCACGGTGTCGCGATCGGCCTGTTCGCGGCCAGCGCATGGCTCACGGCCACGATGGCATCGGCTCCGATGCAGGGCCATGAGCTGTCGGTGCACGACGCGGCCGGCGTCGCGACGCCGTGGATGCCCGCGCCCGGGGGCAGACGGCTCGACGCTGCGGTGGCCTTCCTGGCGATGTGGAGTCCGATGATGGTGGCGATGATGCTGCCCGCCGCGTACCCGGAGCTGTGGAAGTACCACCGGGCGCTGCGGATCGGGCATGCACCGAACCCGAACCGACTGGCGGCGGTGGCTGGCCTGGGATACCTGGCCTACTGGACGGCGGTGGGCATCGCGGTGTTCGTGCTCGGCGCCGCGGCGATGGCGTCGGGAACGCATCACCATGCGCCCGACCTCCTGCCGTCGCCGTTGGTGGCGGGCGTGGTGCTCGCGGCCGGGGTGATCCAGCTCACCGACTGGAAGGCTCGCTGCCTGGCCCTCTGCCGGGCGGCGCCGCAGAGGCATGCCCACGCGGTGCCCGGCGTGCATTCGGCGTGGGTGCACGGCCTGCGCCACGGTCTCCACTGCAGCCTGTGCAGTGGCGCACTGATGGCCGCATGGCTGGCCGTCGGCATGATGGACCTTCAGGCCATGGTGCTGGTGACGATCGCGATCACGGCCGAGCGCGTGTTGCCCGGCGGCGGGAGGGTCGCGCGGGTCTCGGGCGCGGCGTTGATAGCGACCGGTCTCGTCCTGTTGGGGCAGGTCGTCAGCCGTACTTGA